GAAATTTCTTTTTTTACTTCTTTCCTCATTACATCGTATCAAATTTGGAAAATTATTGATATGTTGCATTATAGATCAACGTCtatgttaatgaaaataagagcGAGAAAATGCTGCATGAAAGGCACTAGATCTTGCATCCAattcctaattattattataataaaaaagaagcgctaaaccacaagggctatacagcgctgctccaATTCCTAAGTTTCTCTCGTTTACAATGTCGTCTGTAAAGGCGGACCAAAACATCTGAAGGTGAACCGGACAATTTGacgggcagcagcaacagcagcactttcGCTGGAAGATAGGAGGTGGATAGCTGAGATTAAGTTGCCTCTGATAAAGAACCAAGTGCTGTCATCGTTGATTATTTGTCGTACACGGAGGTTTTCTACGAAGGACGAGAGGATTGTGATCAGTTCTTCCCTGGGCATCGTCACATCTTGCTCCAGCAGCACAGTCTTGTATGACTCTAACAGCGCTGCAAGTGTTGAAGTAATGTTGTTATAGACAATAAATAAGCAGATTATTTTAAAATGCTGAAACTCAAAGTTTGAAGACAATTTATATACTGTATTTCACTTGCCAATAAATATTTGAAATCCTTATAATGCTttaaaaatattatattattgctgaaatttgttacacacacacacacacacacatatatatatatatatatatatatatatatatatatatatatatctatatatatatatatatatacacacacacacacacacacacacacatatatatatatatatatatatatatatatatatatatatatatacatacatatatataaatccagatgttgcatatgtgtaatttatcatacacaaataaccacacataggagagaggagcttacgacgaagtatgacttgtaaatggtacaagtcggaccatTTACTACAGTAAAGATAATTAAAATACTTTTTACTCACAAGTGCCAATTATATCGCCAGCGTGTGTCAAGGTGGCAcaacccacaaccatcaccaccacgatgaCCACCGCTGACACGGTCATCTTGTTCTGCGCCGTTCTCTACACCTACATATACCAACACATGTTATTGATACAGATATACAAACTTACATAttcttacacacacaaacaaacaattgCACCACAGGCCAAGTGTCCATCGACAAgttcctttgacaactagtaactaacacacacacacacacacaggcagaatcgactcggaacaggatcctgcaggagaaagcacgattaagggacatgccggcatacaggaaggtgtatctcgaccgcgacagaacacaagcagaaaggcagaaacagagagagatggtacaaaggcgaaaggaggaaagagaggggatggagaagacaggcaggagatcccagacacaggaagatcaaatgcagcctccctcacaacttcctatagaagcctcccaaccaggtcaaccccagtgcaaccaaacactctaaaccaaaacacccatgccacatccaatgcccccacccactgcattacaaactccacccccacagcaaccacccatagttccttatcaggtctcccacttccccaaccccaatacacctcccagaccacaatcttagaaaagaagttgaaggtgtggtatacaaatgcagatggaataacaaataagtatgaggagtggcacgaaagaatcaaagagacatccccagacataatagcactcaccgaagcaaaactcaccagaataataacagattcaatctttccaaccggatatcaaatcctcaggaaagacagagggatgagagggggaggagttgcactgctcattaaaaaccagtgggggtttgagaaaatggaaggaatggatggcacgggcgaaagggactacttagtaggaacaatccagtctgagggacataaggtgataattgcagtaatgtacaacccaccacagaactgcaggaggccaagagaagaatacgatgagagcaacagagcaatggtcgacatactagccgaggtggccaggagagcacacacggggggagcaaagttactagttatgggtgatttcaatcacaaggagattgactgggaaaacctggagccccatgggggtcccgaaacatggagagccaagatgatggatgtggtactggaaaacctcatgcatcaacatgttagagaaactaccagagagagaggagaggatgaaccagcaagactggaccttgtattcaccttgagtagttctgacatcgaggatatcatgtatgaaaggcccctgggagctagtgatcatgtggttctgtgcttcgactacatagttgagctccaagtggagagagcagcaggaatagggtgggaaaaaccaaactacaaaagggggaactactcaggcttgaggaacttctttcaagacattcagtgggagagggaactgacaggaaaaccagtacaagaaatgatggactatgtggcaacaaaatgcaaggaggcagaggagagatttgttcccaagggaaacagaaataatgggaagaacagaaagagtccttggttcacccaaaggtgtagggcggcaaaaactaggtgtactagagaatggaaaaggtacagaagacagagaactcaggaaaataaagagattaaccgaagagccagaaacgaatatgcacagataagaagggaggctcagcggcaatacgaaaatgacatagcaacgaaagtcaagactgacccgaagctgttgtacagccacatcaggaggaaaacaacagtcaaggaccaggtaatcagactgaggaagggtgatggggaattcacaagaaacgaccgagaggtatatcaggagctcaacacaagatttaaagaagtatttacagtggaaaccagtaggactccaggaaatcagagcaggggggtgcaccagcaagtgctggatgaggtacatataaccaagaaggaggtgaagaagctgctatgcgaacttgacacctcaaaggcggtgggaccagacaacatctctccgtgggtccttaaagagggagcagagacattgtgtgtaccattgacaaagatcttcaacacatcatttgaaactgggcaactccccgaggtatggaagatggcaaatgtagtcccaatttttaaaaagggagacagacatgaggcactaaactacagacctgtattactaacgtgtatagtatgcaaggtcatggagaagatcatcaggaggagagtggcggagcacctggaaagaaacaagtgtataattgacaaaaagcatggtttcagggagggaaaatcctgtgtcacaaacctattagagttttatgacaaggtgacagaagtaagacaagagagagaggggtggatcgactgcatttttatggagtgcaagaaggccttcgacacagttcctcacaagaggttactgcaaaagctagaggatcaggcacacataacaggaaaggcactgcaatggataagacaATACCttatagggaggcaacaacgagtcatggtacgtgacgaggtgtcaaagtgggcgtctgtgacaagcggggttccacaggggtcagtccttggacctgtgctgttcttggtatatgtgaatgacataacggaagggatagactcagaagtgtccttgtttgcggacgatgtgaagttaatgagaagaatcaaatcggatgaggatcaggcaggactacaaagagacctggacaggctacaagcctggtccagcaactggctccttgagtttaaccccaccaaatgcaaagtcatgaagattggggaaggacaaagaagaccgcagacacaatatagtttagatggccaaagtctgcaaacctcactcaagcaaaaagatctgggggtgagtataacaccgagcatatctcctgaggcgcacatcaatcagataactgctgcagcatatgggcgcctggcaaacctacggatagcgttccgatacctcagtaaggagtcgttcaagactctgtataccatttacgttaggcccatactggagtatgcagcaccagtttggaatccacacctagtcaagcacatcaagaaattagagaaagtgcaaaggtttgcaacaagactagtcccagagctacggggattgtcctacgaagaaaggttgagggaaattggcctgacgacactggaggtcaggagggtcaggggagacatgataacgacatacaaaatactgcgcggaatagacaaggtggacaaagacaggatgtttcagagatgggacacagacacaagaggtcacaattggaagttgaagactcagatgaatcaaagggatgttaggaagtatttcttcagtcatagagtagtcaagccgtggaatagcctagaaagtgaagtagtggaggcgggaaccatacatagttttaaggcgaggtatgataaagctcatggagcagggagagagaggacctagtagcaatcagtgaagaggcggggccaggagctatgactcgacccctgcaaccacaaataggtgagtacaaataggtgagtacacacacacacatacacatacacacacacacacacacaccttcgactcgaccccctgcaaccacaaataggtaagtacacaaagAGCTCACACCTTAGGCACCTAGAAAGAAGTagactcatacatgacaaccagcaaaGCTTCACTGACgagaaatcctgtcacaaacctacttgagttctacgacaaggtaacagaagcaaAACAGGCTAGAAATAGatgggtagattgtattttcttgggctgcaaaaGGGCTTTTAACACAGTACcgcacaagagactggtacaaaacctagaggagtaggcaggaataacaagaaaaacaTTGCGATGGATCAAggcatacctgacaggaaggaaacaacgagtgatggtctTCGAAGAGGTTTCGGAATGGGtccatgtgacgagtggggttccacaaggatcagtcctaggcCCAGTGTTGTTTCTTGTAAACGCCAATGACATGACGGAGGGGAAAGTCCgaggtgtccttgttcgcagacaacgtgaaactaatgagaatacaagcagacGAGCTCAAGGAAAGACTACAAATGAATTTGGATAGACTGCAGGTTTGGTCTGAcgaatggctcctggagtttaaccccaccaagtgcaaagttgtggggggaaggacagagaagactGTGgggggaaggacagagaagactGTGgggggaaggacagagaagactGCAGACGAAGTACAGGTTCGGGGGTCAAAGGCTACATACTGAGCATACCACCTgaggcacacaaccaaataactactgtagCAAATGCGCATCTGGGAAATCTAAGAATAGCTTTTTGACATCTAAGAAGTCATTCAGGacactgttgcacactgtgtacgtcaggcccatactggagtatgtagcaccagtatggaaagcacacctgatcaagcatatcaagaaattggagaaagtacaaaggtttacaagaCTAATCCCGAAGCTAAGGAATATGTCCtgtgagaagaggttaagggaactcaacctgataacACTGGAAAATAGGAtaagaggggatatgataacatacaaaatactaagaaaaACTGACAAGGTGAATAGGAACAGAATATTTGAGAGATGGGGAGGAAGAATAAAAGGGCACAGCTCGATAAGGAAAACTCAGTTGagttatagggatgttaggaagtatttcttcagccttagaattgccaggaagtggaacaatgtggAGAGTGAAGTGGCAGAGGAGGGATCCTTATATAACTTCAAGAAGAGGTGAGGTACAATTAGGCTCTTGAAGCCGGgcgtggacctagtggcgaccagcgcagaggcgggaccaggagctgtgaatcaatccCTGAaaaacatataggtgagtacaaacacactccAGATGAGATTCAGATATATCCCTCTTTGTAAAACCGAGGAAAATAAAGACAGACAAGGACAAGGAAAGGCTCTAAAGGGATGGATAAATTTCAAAAGTGGTCAGATAAGTGGTTCCTTACATTCAGCTCAAGTAAGTGCAAGTTCATGAATATTGATGAAGGAGCAAGAAGACCAGAAACGGAGTATAGACTAGAAGGGACAGAACTGCAGacttcactcaaagaaaaagacctaggggtgagcatagtgcccaGTATAACGCCAGAGGTTCACATTAGCCGACTAACCTCTGCCGCCATtgctcgtctggcaaatctaagagtagccttcaggaatctcaatacAGTCATTCCGGGTCCTTTATATAACATAGGTTAGGCtcattttggagtatgcagcaccagtttggaacccacccatgaaaatataaaacatgtTAAGAAACAGGAGAGAATACAGAAGTACGTAACAAGACTAGGTCCTGAACGAAGGGGCAAGAGTTATGAAAGAGAGGCTAACGAAATTGGACCTTACAATATTGATGGACAGAAAACCAGGTGAATTGATAAGATAGACAGGGATAGGCTTTTACAAGGCAAGAAACGGTGACTCGGGGATATCATTGAAAGTTAAGGCacaaatgagccacagggatgttaggaaataattCTTCAGTTTTAGAGTGGTCGGAAAATGGAATGATCCTGGTAAGTGTGAAGGCAGGCTCCATATAGAGTTTTATGAGCAGGTACGATAGGGCCTACGAGGGTTAGGAGTGAATCTTTAGAGTGGCAAGTTAAGAGGCTGGGCCCTGCA
This genomic stretch from Cherax quadricarinatus isolate ZL_2023a chromosome 22, ASM3850222v1, whole genome shotgun sequence harbors:
- the LOC128689647 gene encoding uncharacterized protein, which encodes MSEKNVLELLNTRSVTFIKNIRTRVDSYGTSPVTLKGFSQTGVENGAEQDDRVSGGHRGGDGCGLCHLDTRWRYNWHFAVRVIQDCAAGARCDDAQGRTDHNPLVLRRKPPCTTNNQR